actgcagcctcaacctcctgggctcaagagatcctcctacctcagcctcccaagtagccgggactataggcgtgtgccagcacaccagctaatgtatatatatatttagaaatggagaaatggagtctcgctctgtcacccaggccggagtgcagtggtgtgatctcagttcactgtatcctccacctcccgggttcaagctattctcctgccttagcctcctaggtagctgggactacaggcacgcatcactacgcccggctaatttttgcatttttagtagagacgggatttcgccatgttggccaggatggtctcgatctcctgacctcatgatccgcccgcctcggcctcccaacgtgctggatttacaggcgtgagtcaccgcgcccggccctctactttctatctctatgaatgtGACCCCTCCAGGGACCTCACATAACTGGAATCATCCTTGTGTCCTTTCGGGGCTgcctcatttcacttagcataatgtcttcgcGGCCCCTCCACGTTGCAGCCTGTGTggaattcccttccttttctaaGCCTGAGTGCTTCTCCGTCGCATGGGTAGACCGTAGTCTGCTCACCCTTCATCTGCCGATGGACAGctcttggctactatgaataatgctgctgggACCACCGGTGTGCCCACGTCATGctgctttgtttgtttgagacaacgtctcgctctgttgtccaggctggagtgccgtggcaggatctcagctcactgcaacctccgcctcccagattcaagcgattctcctgcctcagcctcctgagtggctgggattacaggtgcgcaccatcacacctggctaattttttgaatctgtagtagagacggggtttcaccatgttggccaggccggtcttgaactcctgacctcagatgatccacctgcctcagcctgccatagtgctgggattataggagtgagccatggcacccaccCATTTCATGCTGTTCTTAATGTACGTTTTCCAATATCTGGGACACAACTCTGTCTCATGCCTCTGTCTGTCATGCAGGCAACGGGGTGGTCATCCACTTGCCAGGCTTGTTTGAGGAAGcagagaagaatgagaagaaaggtAGGTCCAAGTCCTGCATCCTTGCCCTGTCCAGACATGGTCCTCTAAGCAGTGCTGTGCAGAGGGGACTGGCGGAGGGGGCTTCCCAACTCAGCTGGCCCAGCTCATCACCCGCTGGCTCTACCTATGCAGATAGCGAGTGAGCTGGGCAACCCAGAGGCCTCAGACGCTGGTAGCCTTGGCATCACGGGGCCAGGTAGCACCTGCAGCCTCAGGTCAGGAAGTCCGGAAAGGAGCCAGGGACCTGGGCCCAGACATCCAGCAGGAAGCGGGAACTGCTGGGCGAACTCTGTGCAGGGAAGGAAGTGGCTCCTGAGGGCTCCGAGGAGCATCTGGCCAGGCATGCAGAGGCTGACAGGCCATGAGCGAGACCCGCCAGTTCGGGGTGTGGGCAAGTCAGACCCAGTGAGGGTAGGGGCAGACAGGAGGATGATGAACTGCAGCCTCAGGCTCAAGGGGCGTGGCGGGGGTGAAAAGAGCAAGGAGAATGTGATTCTGGGGACATGGGCATCAGGGGATACCCAGACTGAAGCCCTGAGGGAGCAGATCACCTTCAGAGTGGCTGTAGGTGCGGAGGAAGGCCCAACACTCACACCAGTTCTGGCTTCCTAGCttgcagtggctgaagcctgcaGGCAAGAGAGTGGGTATTCCAGGGGGGTGAGGGTCCCGGAGCCTCAGCTGGGGAGGAGGCAACCAGGGGTGGGCCTGCTGCCTGCTGCGTAGCAGAGGTGGCCCTGTCGGCCTCCTCCCCACGTGACTTACCCAGATGGGAACCGGGCGAGCTAGCCCAgctctgtcccctcacctgtgagCAGCAGCACACCTGTCAACACTGACCCTCCTGCATGCCATGTCCCTGCAGGCCTGAAGGACTGGGAGAAGAGGCTCATCATCTCTGACAGAGCCCACCTTGGTACGTTTCCCACTGGGGTACAGGGGACCCCACCACAACCGACCAGCCCTGCCCCTCCATGGCCACCAAGCTCAGATGGCCATGGAGGGGAAGGCCTGGCTGGCCCCAAGTCCTTCTTCCACGCGGCTGCATTAGCTTGTACGTTATCCTTTTTAAAGAGCTTCAAGGTGGGAGCTGGGTCAGGGATCACTAGCCcatttgcagatggggaaacagccCTGCACACTCAGGGTCACACCCCAGTTTGTCCTCTGAAATCTCGACCACCCTCTTCCTGGGAGACTCAGGCCCGCAGGAGGTGAGGTCCCTGTGTAAACCTCTGTCCTCTGCTTCTCTCCTGTTCCCTGGTGTCCTCACCTGGCCCGCCccacagtgtttgattttcacCAGGCCGTGGACGGACTTCAGGAAGTGCAGCGCCAGGCACAAGAGGGGAAGAAGTAAGTGTGCCGGGACACTCTCGCCCTCGGGGAGTCTTCAGGGCCGGCAAGCTGGTAGACTGCGGGTCGTTTCTGGTTGTGGGCATGACAAGGAGGGTACCTCAACCCACTCAAAGCCCCTGGAGAACAGCACTTGTCAAAAGTCCGCAGTGCATGACCACACCCCCGAGTGAGCCAGCCTGTCTCTCTCTGGAACTGCACATTGTCCTTACCGGCTGCCACTGCCACGCAGCCCCCCAAGGAGTGCATAAGCTGTGTCATCACCCCAGGAAGACACGAGGAACACTAAAAAGGTTTAGTAGAACCTCAGACGTGCCAGGGACACAGGAGTGAAGCAGATGGTGCCTGCCTCAGAGGTCACACGCTGATGGTCACACACTTACCACTCACTCTCAgacatgcacaggcacacactcaTGCTCttacacaccacatgcacacacatgctcgcACCACACCAGCccacacacccatgcacatgcACCAAAGTGCACACATCCACacgtgcacacactcacacacgtgcacacactccATGTGCACACatccacacacgtgcacacactcaCAGCTCAGCCAGACACAGGTGGCAATGGTGAGCACTGGAGTCACTGTGCTGGCGGGGGCCGTGGCAAACAGTGGAGTTCAGGATGGCACAGCCATGGCTCCCAGTGCAGGCAGACACAGCAGCTGACAGGTCCTGAGAGCAACAGCCTCAGTGCTGGGCCTgaagaggaaaactgaggcagaataTGCACAGGACAGCAGGAAGATAGAGAGGGCACAGCTGGGGGAATGAGGGTGGTGAGGGATGGGGCTCCAGGCAGTCTGCCACCCTGCTAGCCCTGGTGACCCTGGAAACTGGCTGTTGGAGGAGCCCACCCAGTGGCAGCCTCCCAGACTCCTGGGCACTGGTGCCAGGACGGACCCTCTGATGTAACCTCACTCAACCCTATATCCATAGGGCAGACCCTGGGATCTGAAGGGGGCCGGCCTGGGCCCCACAGGCTGCTGGGCAGGGTCAGTGGGATGCCTGAGCTCCTTGGGGCTCCTGGGTTCTCACGGGCACCCACTCCCCATCTTTCAGTATAGGTACCACCAAGAAGGGAATTGGACCAACCTACTCATCCAAAGCGGCCCGGACAGGCCTCCGCATCTGTGACCTCCTGTCAGATTTTGATGAGTTTTCCTCCAGGTACCTGAGCCGTCTTCGGTCCTGGGAGGATGGGGCCAGGTTGCCGGAAGGGACTGTGGCTAGTGAGGAGGGCCCTCAGGGCCAGCATGGAGCATGAGAGGGGGTGACAGTAACTGTCCCTTGTGCAGATTCAAGAACCTGGCCCACCAGCACCAGTCGATGTTCCCCACCCTGGAAATAGACGTTGAAGGCCAGCTCAAAAGGCTCAAGGTGAAGCCGGGGCCGCAGCGTGGGGGCTACAGAAGTGCCCCTCCAGGGAGGCCAGCAGTCCTGCCTAGGGCACCGTTACTAGGCATTGTTATGGGCTGGCCAACCTTCTTGGGGACCACGGGCCTCCTCTGCCCGAGGCCACAGGCTCATTCTGCCGCTTGGTCCTTGCAGGGCTTTGCTGAGCGGATCAGACCCATGGTCCGAGACGGTGTTTACTTTATGTATGAGGCACTCCACGGCCCCCCCAAGAAGATCCTGGTGGAGGGTGCCAATGCTGCCCTCCTCGACATTGACTTCGGTATGTCCGGCAGCGTGTGCGTGCCAGCAACCTTTCATGCCTGCCAGGGAAGATTCAGCTTCTGAGAGCTGTGGGCACGGATGGGGGAGTGACGGGCAGGCCCACCTTCCTGTCCTTAGTGTTCCTATTGTTagcaagggagggagagcagaaaGGGCCAGGCTAGAGATGAAAGGACAGGGTGAGGAGGTCAGGGATGGGGCCAgggagccaggcaaggtggctcagagCCAGCCCTTCCTCACCACCAGTCTATACAGCCATCCGTCCTCACCTCCACGGGCGTACCAGCTTACCCTCACTATCTAGGTGGCCTGGCCACCTCAGGCCTCGCTGTGGGCAGCTTCCTCCCCTTACCCCCCAGACTCATACGTGAGCCACATGGCCCAGCACACAGCACCCCATTTGGCCATTCCCCAAGGACGGGCCAGGCTGAGACCCCCCACAGAAGGGACGTACAGCGGGTTTGAACTGCCCCTTCCCTTTACTGAGAAGGCCTCTTGGGCCGGGTGGAGTAATCTACAGGGGGTGACAGGTAGCCGTGTAACCTGGTCTGTCTTGCAGGGACCTACCCCTTTGTGACTTCATCCAACTGCACAGTGGGTGGCGTGTGCACAGGCCTGGGTATCCCCCCACAGAACATAGGTGACGTGTATGGCGTGGTCAAGGCCTACACCACACGTGTGGGCATCGGGGCCTTCCCCACCGAGCAGATCAATGTGAGTCCCAGCCCCTCAGGACCCCATGGGAGGACATGGAGGCCAGGCGGGGGTGCCAGGGGTGGGGTGAGCAGTGCCAGGGTGGGGGCTGTGGGGACCTGGCCAGTGCCATTCCCCATCTCCCAGCAGGCCCCTTCCTGCTGCAAAGGCTAGGGTGGGGCTTAGTAAGAGGGCTGGAGGCTGGCCTATTCCCACAGCAGCACGTGAGCTTATGCGGGGTGTGCGCATGCTCACACGTACACATGACCTTGTTCCCCTGAGTGTGTGAGGCCCACGGGCGAGTGGGGGCTACTTGCAGCTCCTCAGGACACCTTCATTTGGGATAGCTGGTGGACTCACCTTGGCTCAGAGAGGACACTAAGCACCTTCCCTCTCCCTTGTCCCCAGGTTGGGGGGGGGGTCTTCTGTCACAACCAAGCTAGAATTGGGGCTGAAAGCCAACCCCCGCAACCCTGCCCAGCCCTCCAGCCTCAGGAAGGTTTCTGGAAGCTTTTGTGACCCCAGAATCCTCAGGAGGCCCCAGCCTTCCTCTCTCAGCATCACCCTGTGACCCTTGGTAGGGCAAGGACATGGCCGTCGTGCCTgagcaggaggaaaggcaggTGCTGGGAGATCTAACACGGGGAGCGGCGGACACCATCCAGAGAGGACTGAAGGGGTGCACAGATCGATGTCAGGAGATACACACACCCCTGACCCCCAAAGCCAAGCTGCAGGGCCAGCCCCCCTCTCCTAGCTGCCTGTGGCAGGAGGGGAAGACAGCAAGGCTGCCCTGTGCCTTCCCCAGCTCACAAAGCCTAGTGGTCTGGTATGCTCAGGAAGACCACTTGCTGGCTTGGGTGGCACTAGTGGAACTGGTGGGCCCTGCTGGGTGTGAGCTTTAACTGCCGGACGGGCTTACCAGGGGCGTGGGGATGTCAGGGAGCTGGACATGAGGACTGTTGGCAGAGGCGGGCAGCCTCAGAGATTCCCGAGAGCCACGTGAGAGAAGGAGGGGCAGCCACAGGGCCAGGCAGCACATGGCTCCCATCACAGCCCGCCTGACCCCGCCCCGTTCTCGTGTAGGAGATCGGAGACCTGCTGCAGAGCCGTGGCCACGAGTGGGGGGTGACCACAGGCAGGAAGAGGCGCTGTGGCTGGCTCGACCTGATGATTCTGAGATACGCTCACATGGTCAATGGATTCACTGCGTAAGCAACCCGGGCCGCCGCCATCCCCACCGGGACCGCCCCTGACTCCCACACCTGCGGAGGCAAGCTGCGCTTGACACGGGCTGAGGGCCACCACGTCTCCTTGGACGAGGTCTCCCACTGATCGCAACCCTTCCACAAACCACGGCCCAGGGTTTAGCAGTGTGGAGGCCCGCAGGGTGTGGTGGAGCCAGCCCTGGGAGCACAGGAAGGTGTCACGAACGCCCACCCCAGGACTGACGCCGTGAAAGATGAGGGCGTCCCGGCACTTGTAAGAGGTTAAAATGGTTTCTGTGGAGACCGGAGGTGCCCAGGACAAAGGGTGCACTGCCATCCTGCTAGAGGACAGGAGCACCAGCGCCGGCCTGTCCCGTCCACTCTGCAGGCCCCTCTGCTTCCCACACATGGACCCGGGCTGCCCAGCTGTTCAGGCTGTCTCCCAGGGATCAGAGAGATGCTGTGTGTGACGGGTGGGGTCACGGCTTCCTCTGCAGCTCAGTCAGACAGGCCAAGGCTGGGAGTCGCACATCCTTCACCAGGTTGACAGCGTCAGACAGAATTCCTGGAGAGTTACCCAGAACCCTCCTGGGTGGGCATGGAGCCAACCCAGCAACAGGAAGCAGAGGAATCAAGTACCTGAGGGTGTGGTGTCCGGGGTCCCTGACCCTCGCTCTCCTTGTGTGCAAAGCAGGGATCATGGCGCCAGCCTCATCACGTGCTGTGCTAGGGCCAGCATGGAGGAGAGGCAGGGCCAGCAGTGCTCAGGAGACCCATCCATAGCTGCTGCATGGAGCCCCTTCACACCTTGCCCcaggaaggaggaaaacaaaaggagagaaggaaaaacagagcCCTTGGCACAGGGCCTGGAACCGAAGCTGGACCAGGCTGCCATCACTGGCACTGGCGGGTGGGTGGGCGGGGAATGACTAGGACAAGGGTGCCATGCTCACAGGCTGGACACAGGGTAGCGCTGGGACCCTAAACATGGCCGTGCTGTGGGGAAAGTGCAGCCGGAGCCGCAGGCGAGCAGCAGCCACCATGtgtggggatgggaggggagaaaGTGGAGCCTGTGGGAGCAGGGCACC
The sequence above is a segment of the Saimiri boliviensis isolate mSaiBol1 chromosome 2, mSaiBol1.pri, whole genome shotgun sequence genome. Coding sequences within it:
- the ADSS1 gene encoding adenylosuccinate synthetase isozyme 1; translation: MSGTRASNDRPPGAGGVKRGRLQQEAAATGSRVTVVLGAQWGDEGKGKVVDLLATDADIISRCQGGNNAGHTVVVDGKEYDFHLLPSGIINTKALSFIGNGVVIHLPGLFEEAEKNEKKGLKDWEKRLIISDRAHLVFDFHQAVDGLQEVQRQAQEGKNIGTTKKGIGPTYSSKAARTGLRICDLLSDFDEFSSRFKNLAHQHQSMFPTLEIDVEGQLKRLKGFAERIRPMVRDGVYFMYEALHGPPKKILVEGANAALLDIDFGTYPFVTSSNCTVGGVCTGLGIPPQNIGDVYGVVKAYTTRVGIGAFPTEQINEIGDLLQSRGHEWGVTTGRKRRCGWLDLMILRYAHMVNGFTALALTKLDILDVLGEIKVGVSYKLNGKRIPYFPANQEMLQKVEVEYETLPGWKADTTGARRWEDLPPQAQNYIRFVENHVGVAVKWVGVGKSRESMIQLF